From Sodalis glossinidius str. 'morsitans', the proteins below share one genomic window:
- a CDS encoding ORF6N domain-containing protein codes for MVLWTERGASRHAKMLETDQAWEWYEALENNYFRLREQKSPVELGLPNFLDPAEAAIAWGQERKTVQLISFERDQAIRTKAEIGSRREATAMSTASVAVRERNKLAARLGECTRHATVQAVMNKTGKEYPWRPLRKWCADHDVAVIHVPDARYGSVNSWPAEAWITVHGINLPELFGEVAHA; via the coding sequence TTGGTTCTTTGGACTGAGCGCGGGGCCTCCCGTCACGCCAAGATGCTGGAGACTGACCAGGCGTGGGAATGGTATGAGGCGCTGGAAAATAACTACTTCCGCTTACGCGAACAAAAATCCCCCGTCGAACTTGGCCTGCCGAACTTCCTTGACCCGGCAGAAGCGGCGATCGCATGGGGCCAAGAGCGCAAGACTGTGCAACTGATTTCCTTCGAGCGTGACCAGGCAATTCGCACCAAAGCCGAGATCGGCAGCCGCCGTGAAGCAACCGCGATGTCAACGGCTTCAGTAGCGGTGCGTGAGCGCAACAAGTTGGCGGCCCGTCTGGGCGAATGCACCCGTCACGCAACGGTGCAGGCAGTGATGAATAAAACCGGCAAGGAATACCCGTGGCGTCCACTCCGTAAATGGTGTGCCGACCATGATGTCGCGGTTATCCACGTTCCTGATGCCCGCTACGGCTCCGTTAACTCATGGCCCGCTGAAGCGTGGATTACCGTTCACGGTATCAATCTGCCTGAACTGTTTGGTGAGGTGGCACATGCGTAA